The sequence GGTAGCATCGTTTATATAAATATTGTTGAAAGATTCGTTCATCAAATCCCTCAACAGTACAGAGGTACGATCAATTTCGCTGATAATTTTTTTAGGAGCCTTTGCCCCAACTATTTTTCTTGTCAGCAGGTCCCATTTTTCAACTAAATTCCGCAAGTCTGTATCTAATTCGGCAACCTTTTTATTCTCGGCAACGGTACGAATGATTACACCAAAGTTTTTTGGTTTAATACTTTGGATGAGTCGTTTTAACCGATTGCGCTCTTCTACACTCTTTATTTTTTGCGAAATCGAGATTCTGTTTGAGAAAGGAACCAAAACTAAAAAACGTCCTGCAAACGAAATTTCAGAAGAAATCCGGGGACCTTTTGTTGAAATCGGCTCTTTGGCTATTTGAATGAGTACCTGTTGGTTTGAAGCCAGTACTTGTGTGATTTTGCCTGTTTTTTCAATATCAGCTTCCAATTCCAACTGATCCATCCTTGGCAAATTCTCTGCAGTACTTGCCAAGCCGGCTTTGGTATATTTAATTAAACTTAGTACCTGAGGCCCTAAATCTAAATAATGTAAAAATGCATCTTTTTCGTATCCAACATCAACGAAAGCAGCGTTAAGCCCGGGCATGATTTTTTTGACCCTTCCCAAATATACATCTCCAACAGAATAATTATTATTATTCCTTTCTTTGTGCAATTCGACAAGGAATTTATCCTCCAACAACGCAATCTCAACCTCCGAAGAACTTGAATTAATTATTAATTCCTTATTCACTTTAAGAATATTTAAAATTTAGATCAATCAATGATAATATCAAAGATTGTTTAAGTGAGGAATAGCTTTTCAGGTGTAAATAATAATCACATGAGTCCGGTAAAACCCATGTGATTAGAAAAAATATTGGTCTATTTCTTTTTGTGTCGGTTTTTCCTTAAACGTTTTTTTCGTTTGTGGGTCGACATTTTATGTCTTTTTCTTTTTTTCCCGCTTGGCATAATAAATATTATTAGAATTATTTAACAATTGTTTTTACCTGATTAACAAATGTTTTTGCTGGTTTGAAAGAAGGAATATTATGCGCTGGGATAATAATAGTAGTATTCTTTGAAATATTTCGACCAGTTTTTTCAGCTCTTCTTTTAATTGTAAAGCTACCAAAACCTCTTAAGTAAACATTTTCGCCTTTTACCATTGAATCCTTAACTGCCTCCATAAAAGCTTCAACTGTTGCCTGAACTGCAACTTTTTCAATACCTGTTTTATTAGCAATTTCTGCTACGATTTCTGCTTTTGTCATGTCAAATTAGTTTTTAATGATTTGATATTAAATTTATTAATTCGGGCAGCAAAGATAAACTTTTTTTAAATTAATATAAAACTTTAATAAATATTTTATTTCTAATCTTCTCTATATAAATTTGTTCACTTATGACTACAAAGATAGGACAAGATTTAATAGCATGGTATAAAAAGAATAAAAGAGATCTTCCATGGAGAAATACCAACGATCCATATTTGATTTGGGTTTCTGAAATCATTTTGCAACAAACCCGTGTTGATCAAGGTTTGTCGTATTATTTAAGGTTTGTAGAGCGGTTTCCTTCGATCGAAGATTTAGCAAATGCCAGTGAGAATGAAGTATTAAAGTATTGGCAGGGTTTGGGTTATTATTCGAGAGCCAGAAATATGCATGCTTCTGCCAGGCAAATCTGTGAATTGTTTAAAGGGAAATTCCCTGTTAATTATGATCAAATTAAATCACTGAAAGGTGTGGGACCATATACTGCCGCTGCAATTGCTTCTATTGCTTTTAATCTGCCACACGCTGTTATTGATGGAAACGTGAACCGAGTAATTAGCAGGTTGTTCGGAATAGAAATACCCGTTAATACAAATAAAGGTCAGGAACTGGTAGAAGAAAAGTTAAATACAATTTTTGTGAGAAATGATCCTGCAAATTTTAATCAGGCCATCATGGAATTGGGGGCAATGATTTGTAAGCCTTCGTCACCTGAATGCAATAAGTGTGTCCTAAATATTAATTGTGTTGCTTTTCAACAAAATAGGGTTAATGAATTTCCTGTAAAAATCAAGCTTAAATCACCGAAACTGTTGTATCTGTTTTATTTTATCTTAAAATATCAAAACTATTCACAACAATTTGTTTATCTAAACAAGAGAGGGGAGAATGCAATTTGGAAAAATTTGTACGATTTTCCCGGATTACAATTTAATTTCAAAAGAGAAACGAACGAGGTCGTTACGGAATTTAAAAAAAAATATTTTCTGAAAAATTTTGCCCTGGATCCTGAAAAAATTATCGGCCCCATTAAACACCAACTGACACATAAAAGTATTAGGGCATTTTTTATAGAATTTAATATTGACAAGCATTCCGTAAATAATTTTAATGATGAATTAATTGCCGTTACAGTTGAAGAATTGCAAAAATATCCGGTTTCAAAGCTTATGGAGAACTATATTAAGGCACATTTATAACCGATATTTGGAACAATAAAATGCGACAAATTTCAAGATTGTGGATAAAAGATAAAATATAAAAGCGATATTTAATCGTAACTTTGTTTAACTAAAAAAATTTTAATCATGGCAGGAATTAATAAAGTTATTCTAATTGGAAATCTGGGCAAGGATCCGGAAACTTTTACTTTTGAAAATGGTGTAAAAAAGGTTAGTTTTTCATTAGCCACAACCGAGAGTTACAAAGACAAAGAAGGCAATAAGGTTGATCAAACCGAATGGCATAACGTTGTTGTTTGGAGAGGTTTAGCCGATGTTGCCGAGAAGTATTTATCAAAAGGGAATCAGGTTTATATTGAGGGAAAAATAAAAACCCGTGCCTGGGATGATAAAGATGGTGTTAAGAGATATACCACTGAAATCTACGCCGATAATATGACCATGCTCGGCGGTAAAAGGGATGATTCTCAAACGGAAAGGCCAACTCAAAAAGCTCCTGAAGTTGACATTCCCGAGCCCGAGGATGATTTGCCGTTCTAGGAAGCCAATTCCACGGAAATCAAATATTACCTTTACAAAGACTCTGTTTTAAACAACGAACCCTAAATGGCTTGTCAAGGCATTTAGGGTTTAGTTCTTTACTTGTTTTATGTCGCAAATTATACGAATTCATGCATTTTGCAGAGGTGTATTTTTTTATACCTTTGCTATCGTGTCAAAAGCGTAATTTGAGTTGGCATCAAAACTGGTTTTTTATTACATATTGATGATAATTCTTAGTTCACTCTTAAATCCATTCACGATAAACGCATTTATCAGTCTGTTGATAATGATTATTTTATTGTTTTTTTCAGCCATGATTTCCGGATCCGAAATCGCGTACTTTTCATTAGACCCGGCTCACATGAAAGAGCTTAAGCAAAGCAGTGGTGCCAAAGTTGATTTGGTTTTATCTTTATTGGATATGCCCAAACGACTTCTGGCTACAATTTTAATTGCCAATAATTTCGTTAATGTATCAATTGTAATACTATCAACCTATGTGGTGAGCCAGTTATTTAATTTAATTGACTATCCGGTTCTTGCCTTCATCATTCAAGCTGTAGTTATTACTACACTGATTTTGGTTTTTGGAGAAATAATGCCAAAGATTTTTGCAACGCAAAGATCGATTTGGTTTTGCTTTGCAATGGCAAAACCCTTAAAAAATTTGATTAGTATTTTTCACCCGCTTAGTACACTTTTAATAAAATCCACTTCGATTATTGACAGAAGAATTTCAGGCAAAGGACACCAATTATCAAGAAGCGAACTTTCGGATGCAATTGAAATAACTACCGACGATGATCAAGGAGATAAAGAGCGCAAAATCTTACATGGGATTGTTCGTTTCGGGGATATTGATGTAAAAGAAATTATGAAATCCCGAACAGATATAACTGCAGTTGATCGTCAAATAAAATTTGATGAATTGTTGATGATAATACTTGATTCAGGATATTCCAGATTACCCGTTTATAATTTATCTTTCGATAATATTGAAGGGATTTTATATATCAAGGATTTACTTCTTTATTTAGATGAACCCGCAAATTTTGAGTGGCAAAAACTTATAAAACCTGCATATTTCATTCCTGAGAACAAAAAAATCAACGATCTTTTAAAGGAATTTCAACTAAAAAAGGTCCATTTGGCAGTTGTGGTAGATGAATATGGAGGTACTTCGGGAATAGTGACATTGGAAGATGTTCTGGAGGAAATCGTAGGGGATATCAGCGATGAGTTTGATATATCTGAAGATGAGCCATCGTTTGATAAAATCGATGATCACACCTACCTTTTTGAAGGCAAAACAACACTGATTGATTTTTGTAGGATTATTGAGGAAGATGAAAATGTTTTTGATGAAGTTAAAGGGGACAATGATTCTTTGGCTGGCCTCATTCTAGAACTCACCGGTGAAATACCGATTGTTGATCAAAGTGTAAGGTTTAAAAAGTTTAATTTCATCGTTATTGATGTCGATCATAGAAGGATCAAGCAGATAAAAGTTATTATTGATAAATAGTGAACATGAAACAACCGATCCGAATTATTTTATACTTATTAGTTTTATCATTAACTGTCGTTGGGTTATTTTCATGTAGTTCAGATCAAATGCCTAAACCAAGAGGTTATTTCAGAATTGATCTTCCTAAAAAATCTTATCAGACCCTTGATAGTACATTTCCTTTTACCTTTGAGTATCCCAAATATGTTACGATAAAACCCGATTTACTTTCTCCTGATAAACCATATTGGATAAATCTTGACTTTCCACAATTTAACGGAAGCTTACATTTGAGCTATAAAATAGTGGACACAAATTTGGTTCAGTATGTCGAAGATACACATGCAATGGCTTATAAACATATTTCAAAAGCTTCAAGTATCGACAATCGGTTAATTTTTAATCAGTACGACAGTGTGTACGGTTTAATTTTTGAGATTAACGGTTTAAATGCAGCTTCACCGTATCAGTTTTTTGTAACAGATAGTATTCACCATTTTTTGAGGGGAGCCTTATATTTTAATGTTGAACCCAACAACGATTCACTTGCTCCGGTAATTAATTTTATTAAAGAAGATATTGAGCATTTGATTACCAGCTTTAAATGGAAAAGTATATCTGGTGTAAAATAAGAATACCTTGGATTATCCTTCCAATTTTTATTTTAACATTTAATTTTTAGAATTAATTTGTGTACTTTTGAGCTACAAAAAAACAATCACGGGAATGTAAAAATTTGTTTATCAATATCTTTAAAAAGGAGGGAAGATGATTGAAACCATCAAAATAGGCACATTAAAATGGCATCACATTCTTAATCCTACGGATGATAATCTGAAGTATTTAAAAGATAATTTCTATTTTCACCCCTTAGATATTGAAGACTGCAGAACCGGTAATCAACGATCTAAAATCGATATCTACGACGATTATTATTTCATGATTTTGCATTTTCCCACCTATGATAAAAATGGAACTTTTCTGCATACTAAAGAAGTAAAGATATTTTGGGGCGAAGACTATATTATTACTTTGGGTCAATCGCATTGGGTCGTTGACGATTTGTTTCAGGAGGCAAAAGCCAAAAAAGAACAAAATGAAGATATTGAAGTTGGAACTAGTGATGCCCTGTTGTATAAGGTACTTGAGAAATTGATGACCGAATCATTGATGATTATCCGAAGAGTTGGAAACGAACTCGATTATATCAGTCAGGAATTGTTTAGTAAAAAAGCCGAGAAAACTATCGGGCACATTTCGGTAACACGTAAAAATATCATTTTGTTAAATACAATTTTTAAACCTCAGTTAAGGGTTTTTCACAAGTTTGAAACAGGCTCTATTGAAGGATTTGCCGAAAATATGGAAGATTATTGGGGCAATATCCTCGATTATTATCAACGAATGTGGGATATGACCGAAGATTATGAAGAGTTGATTGATGGTCTTTCTAAAACTTTTGATTCGTTACAGGCTAACAAAATAAATGAAATCATGAAAGTGCTCACCATGGTTTCATCCATATTACTGCCACTTACATTTATCACCGGCCTGTATGGGATGAATCTTGGGTTGCCATTCCAAAATGAACCCAATTCTTTTTGGATTGTAATATTGGCTATGGCGATAATAGCCGTGACCATGATCTCATATTTCAAAAGAAGAAAGTGGATGTAGCCTATTTTTCAGGACTTTTATTCATAATTTCAGTTTGAATTCGGAGTGATTCGGCATGCATGAGTTCAAGCAACTTTTGTAAAAAATCCCTATCCAGATTATGTTTTAATCCCTTTTTAAGCCGATCTTCGATGATAAAGCTCCATCGTTTGAGTTGTAGAATGGTAATTTTATGCTCGTTTTTATACTGTCCGATTTCATCAACAATTTTTAGTCTTCTTCCTAAAATATCAAGCAGTTCATCATCGATTTCGTCTATCTGTTTACGGTAGCTGGTCAGTTTATTTTCAAATTCTTTTGTCCCGCTCATTTCCCTGATAACAAGCTTATCAAGTAATAGTTTCAGGTTTTTTGGTTCAACCTGTTGATCCGCATCCGAAAGTGCAGCCCAGGGTTTTATATGTGATTCAATCATCAAGCCATCCATTTCTAAATCCATGGCTTTTTGAGAAATGTCTAATAATAATTCCTTGTTTCCGCAAATATGACTCGGATCAACAATGATTGGTATATTAGGGACTAATCGTTTAAGTTCGATCGGGATTTCCCACATTGGTGGATTACGGTACTTCGATTGATTTAAAGAATAAAATCCGCGATGCACGGCTACAAGTTTTTTGATTCCTGCTTTATTAACCCTCTCAAGTGCACCCATCCATAAGGTTAAATCCGGATTAATCGGATTTTTGACCATAACAGGAATGTCTACGCCCTTCAGTGCTTCAGCAATTTCCTGTACAGAGAACGGATTAACAACTGTACGCGCGCCAATCCATAAAATATCGATTCCATGTGCCAGGCATTTTTCAATATGCGATGGTTTTGCGACTTCAACAGCAAGCTTTAAATTTGTTTCTTCCTTTACCCTTTGCAACCAAACAAGTCCTTTTGAACCAACGCCTTCAAAATAGTTGGGCCGTGTTCTGGGTTTCCATAATCCGGCCCTATATACTTTAACATTATTAATTTGCGCCAATTGTTTCGCAGTATTTATAACCTGTTCTTCGTTTTCGGCACTGCAAGGGCCGCTAATTACTAAGGGATGTTCCTTGCAATCGAGCCACTCATTAATTGGAATTATTTCTAAATTTGTTGCCATTACACCACAAAGGTATAAATAATCTAAAGTGTTTTTAAATCGAAATAATGCATTGATAATAGATGAAAATGTCGTTTTTTTGTATAAAATTTAAAGCAGATGAAAAGAACTAAAATCAACGAAGTATTAAAAAGTGACGCTTTTGGAACAAAGATAGTTGTAAAGGGATGGGTTAGAACCAAACGAATTAGTAAAAATGTTGCATTTATAGCATTAAACGATGGTTCTTGTTTGAGTAATTGTCAGATTGTTGTTGATTTTGAAAATTTAAATGCTGAGTTTATGTCACGAATAAGCACGGGTGCAGCGCTATCGGTTGAAGGGATCTTAAATAAATCGCAGGGTGCTGGTCAAAGTGTTGAAGTGAACGCACTCCATATTGATATTTTGGGTGAAGCCGATCCTGAAACTTATCCTTTACAACCAAAGAAACATTCACTTGAGTTTTTGCGCGAAAAGGCACATTTAAGATTTAGGACGAATACATTTGGAGCCATTACAAGAATTCGTCACGCAATGATTTTTGCCAACCATAAATTCTTTAACGATAAAGGCTATTTTAATATTCATGCCCCAATTATCACAGGTTCAGATGCTGAAGGTGCCGGTGAAATGTTCAAAGTAACAACACTTGATCTGAAAAATCTGCCCAAGAACGATGATGGAAGCATTAACTTCAAGGAAGATTTTTTCGGCAAGGCAACAAATCTTACAGTTTCCGGACAACTGGAAGCTGAGTTGGCTGCCTTGGCCATGTCTCAGGTTTATACTTTTGGCCCAACATTTAGGGCAGAAAATTCAAACACATCAAGGCATCTGGCCGAATTCTGGATGCTTGAACCTGAAGTCGCATTCCACGATATTCATGATAATATGGATTTGGCGGAGGAGCATCTAAAATATGTTGTGAAATATGCACTTGATCATTGCAATGAGGATCTCGTTTTTTTAAGTAATCGTTTAACCGAAGAAGAAAAGAACAAAAAAGAAGATGAGCGGTCGATGGAATTGCTTGAGAAATTAAAATTTGTGTTGGACAACGATTTTGAACGTGTTACTTATACCGAGGCGATTAATATCCTGAAAGATTCAAAACCCAATAAGAAAGGAAAATTTCAATACATTATCGACAAATGGGGCGTTGATTTGCAATCGGAACATGAGCGGTTTTTGGTTGAAAAGCATTTTAAAAAGCCTGTCATTTTAGTTGATTACCCAAAAGAGATCAAAGCTTTTTATATGAAGCAAAATGATGACGGAAAAACAGTACGGGCAATGGATGTTTTGTTTCCGCAAATTGGTGAGATTATAGGAGGTTCGCAACGGGAAGAAAACTTCGATAAATTATATGCCAGAATAAAAGAATTAAACATCCCGGAAGAAGAACTTTGGTGGTTTTTAGAAACCAGAAAATTTGGAACCGTTCCTCATAGCGGATATGGTCTTGGATTTGAAAGGCTCATGTTGTTTATTACCGGAATGGGCAATATTAGGGATGTTATTCCATTTCCGCGAACACCTCAAAATGCCGAATTTTAGTAATTATTGTTCTTTTAGCAATATAAAAGGAGTTAGTAACTATAAACTATCCTTTAATATTGAATAACAGTTTGGTTTTTATTGCTCTTAAGAGGTTTCATGATTTTGTTCATGAAATGAAGGATTTTTGTATCTTAGTAAATGATCAGCATAAGAGGGTCGGAAATAAAAATGATTTAAAATGTTAAATCAAAGACTGCAACAAAAGTTGCTTCAAAAATTATCACCACAACAAATTCTGTTAATGAAATTGTTGCAGATACCCTCTATTGCCTTAGAACAGCGTATAAAACAGGAAATTGAAGAAAATCCGGCTTTAGATGAGTCATCTGAAAGTGAAGAAGTTGATGAGTTAAGTGAGCGTGACGAAATCGCAGGTGAGGAGACAGAAGAATTTGAAGAGTATGACAGTAAGGATGACGAATTTGATTTAAACGATTATATTGATGATGATGAGACCCCCTCTTATCGTTTAAATGTGAATAATACTAGCAGTGATGATGAGCACAAAGAAGCCCCCTTTGTTTCTGACACAAGTTTTCATGATGTGCTATTTTCTCAGCTTGGTTATCGGAAATTAAATGAAACAGAATTTATCATTGCAAGTAATATCATCGGGAATTTAGATGATTCAGGATATTTGCAAAGAGATATCAATGCCATGGTTGATGATCTGGCATTTACTCAAAGTATCAGCACTTCTAAAGATGAAGTCTTAAAGATACTCAACATTATTCAGGAGTTCGATCCGGCAGGGGTCGGTGCACGCAGCCTGCAAGAGTGCTTACTAATTCAGTTAAGAAGAAAAGACGAGGAAGATAATCGATACATTAAATTGGCCATACAAATACTTGATCGCTATTTTATTGAATTTACAAAAAAGCATTACGAAAAGATTATCAAAAAAATAGATATTACAGAAGATGATTTAAAGGAAGTTATTGCAGAAATTTTAAAACTAAATCCTAAACCGGGAAATTCGATAAGCGAAACGACCAAATTAAATCATTATATTCTTCCCGATTTCATGATTTTCAATAATAATGGAATTCTTGAATTAAGTTTAAATAGCAGAAATGCTCCGGAATTAAGATTAAGCAGGTCTTATACGGATATGTTACAGGCCTACTCTGAAAGTAAAAAAACCAAACAGCAGAAGGATGCTTTCCTGTTCATCAAACAAAAAATTGATTCTGCAAAATGGTTTATTGACGCCATAAAACAACGACAGAATACCCTGTACGTTACGATGAGTGCCATAATGGAATATCAATACGAATATTTTCTGACTGGCGATGACACGCGTTTAAGACCTATGATTCTGAAAGACATCGCAGAAATCGTAAGTCTTGATATTAGTACGATCTCGCGTGTGGCTAATAGTAAATATGTTCAAACCCCATTCGGCACATTTTTGCTTAAAAGTTTCTTTTCTGAGTCGATGCAAAAAAATGATGGTGAAGAAGTTTCAACAAGGGAAATAAAAAGAATACTTACTGATTGTCTGGAGGCAGAAAACAAGAGTAAACCACTTACTGATGAACAATTAACAGGGATCCTAAAAGAAAAAGGTTATGCGATTGCAAGAAGAACTGTTGCTAAATACCGTGAGCAACTCAGCATTCCGGTGGCACGACTACGTAAAGAATTATAATCTGGAAAAACCACTAAAGAATGCAATCTAAAATCGCAAAAATTATATCCTATTTATTTCATCCGCTATTGATGCCAACTTATGCATTTTTAGCCCTATTCAGTATTAAAGCCTATTTTTCACTTATCATTCCGATTGAAGGAAAGATCAGGATATTACTCCTGATTTTTATTGTCACTTTCGTTTTCCCGGTAATGGTAATTTTGTTTTTTAGGAGTACGAACGTGATCAAATCACTTTATCAACTCAGCAGGTACGAACGAAAATTACCTTACGTCACAACAATTGCTTTTTATTTAATGGCATATTACTTATTGAAAAACGTGCAAATTTCGCCAATCTTTCACTACTTTACTTTTGGCGCTACGGTTTTAAGTATGGCTTTATTTGTTATTAACTTTTTTTGGAAAATAAGCGCTCATATGATTGCAATAGGAGGGATAAGCGGTATGTTGCTTGGATTGACGTTCACCGGAATTGTGGGTAATCCATATTTGGTCGTAATTTCTGTTTTTATTGCTGGAATAATTGGGTTTGCCCGTTTACAACTCAAAGCGAATACGCATGCTCAGGTCTACTCAGGATTTATATTGGGAGTACTTGGAATGATTTATCTGTCCCTATATTTCTAAAAAACAGTTACTTCAATTTTTAAAACCTTACTAATTCCTGTTTTATTGTTCAATCTATCTTTTCAGATAGGTTAAAACAATGATTTTTCAAGGTAAACGAGAAGTGTAGAATTTATACCTGAAAACTAGAAATTGAACTAAAATGGCATGAATGTGAATCCAATCGAGAATGGATGCATTTCAGGACCTCTTTCAAGTTGGAAAACCCTCGATAGTGAGTAATTAAAAACCAGATTGATTTTTTTGTATCCTGCTCTTAATGTTGAGGTCACAAATATTTTTTCGGTATGTAAAATATCTTTTTCCTTAATAGTTTCTTTTACTCCTGAACCATCAAGTCGTTCTCCTTTATACTTTGAATGATTATCAAGCCTGAACCCAATTTTAAACCCAATGGCTAACCTGAATTGTTTTGGAGTTTTATATCTAAGTTCAATGGGGAAATCAAGGTAAGTAAATGTCACTTTACTTCTATCATAATCAATCGTACTTGCTATGGTATCAAACGTAATAACATCAGCTAAAGCATCATGAATTACGGAGTTTGAGCTCAAGCTAATGGAAGAGATTCCAACACCACCTGCAACACTTAATGGACTTTTTTTGAGCATATGGTTATACATCCCATATACACTATAACCCATATTGAGCCCTTTTTGTTCCATCTTATCAGGCAATTTCATCCAAAAGTTGGAATAAACATCTAATCCAATATTAAAATTCTTATCGTAAAGATCATTTGCCTGTTGAGCGAAGGAAGTAATTCCGAAAAAAATAAAAGTGATAAGTATTGCAATCTTTCTCATAACCGTTTCAATTAAGGTGCAAATATAGTGTTTTTCAATAATTAATAGTAAAAACTGTAATTGAAGAATTAACGCAATTTACGCTGAATAATTTTGCGAATAAGTTAACTTAACTTTTATTAACAAAAAAAGGCTGCCCTAACCACAAGGCAGCCTTTATCCCATTAAACCAATCAATTAAAATCAAACCATTAACCAAATCTAAAAAACGAGTGAACCCTTAATTTTATTCAAAAAATCACTAAATATTTATTTCCTTATAATTGTTTTACTTAATTGTCAAACTCTTAAATGATGTTCTGTTATTAAATATGCTTGTTCAATTTGTTCCGATACTAAATTACAACAGGGGTTAGGCAAAGTAAATAGGTAGATTGCTTAATTTTCAGGTAGGTTTATTACCTAAAGTTTATGTGTTAAAAATGTATAAAGGTTAATAACAAAGAGCTAAATCATTTATTCTTAGTTTGATAATAAATTTAATCAGTAAGACTATGATTCTGATTCTCAAAATTATTTAGCCGAAATCCTGCCACACAAAGGCGG comes from Bacteroidota bacterium and encodes:
- a CDS encoding PorT family protein yields the protein MRKIAILITFIFFGITSFAQQANDLYDKNFNIGLDVYSNFWMKLPDKMEQKGLNMGYSVYGMYNHMLKKSPLSVAGGVGISSISLSSNSVIHDALADVITFDTIASTIDYDRSKVTFTYLDFPIELRYKTPKQFRLAIGFKIGFRLDNHSKYKGERLDGSGVKETIKEKDILHTEKIFVTSTLRAGYKKINLVFNYSLSRVFQLERGPEMHPFSIGFTFMPF